The genomic interval GAGCTTACGACGTCGGCTTCCTCGATACAGTCGCGAACATACTTGCATGGATTGCCACTTCTCACTCTTGCTCGACCGATTGATCTCCAGCTTACAAGGCCTTGCACAGTTCGTTCGCCCTGCATTACGGGCAATTGCGAGTAGTTATTCAAGAGCATCTTGGCAATCGCATCGGTGAGTTCCGTATCGCGGGTGACGGAAAGTGGTGGCGTATTCGCCGCCTTGAGCATGCCAATTCGCGGGGCAGGATCAGGAACGCTCCCGCCGCTCACCGCTGCCGAGGACGCATCAGTCTCGGTCCCGGGTTCCTCAACAACGATTGTTTTGGAAGCCACAGGTTTCTTGTCCGGGCGTTGTAGCGGCTTTAGCTTGATGCGTTGGTCAATATAAGCAACTTCGAAATCAGGGACAGTAACCAGCTTGGCTTTCCTCAGAGCCGATCTAATTTCGCGCACGACGAGAAGCCCGCGACGCTGCGCGTCAAACCACGATAGTAGTTCTTTTACCCTTACTACTTTTGGCTTGCCATCTTGATGGATCTTCTCGGCGGCTTCCTCAAGCTGTGGAGGTATCTTGGCCATTGAGAGATATCGTCAGGAGAGACTCCGTCTGGATCCCTACAAACTTTGATTTCATTTGTATGCCGAGGGCGGGACTCGAACCCGCACGGCCTTTTGGGCCAGAGGATTTTAAGTCCTCTGCGTCTGCCATTCCGCCACCCCGGCTTTTCAAACGCAAACCCTATGACAATCCAACCCGTGAGCTTACTCGAACGCAAGCGATAACAATCCAACCTGTGAGCCCTACTAAATTCAAACGCAAGCTATCACAATCCAAACCGTGAGCTACTTAAAAACGAGCTACTAACGAGCGACATTCTTTAGCTGGTTTATCCTATCCCGAATCGCACTGGTGAAGCAGTTCACCTCCTCACTCGTTGCCCCACTCGCGCCGAGCCCCGCCCGAATCTGCTCATCAGTGATTCGCCCAATGAAGCCGAGCAACCATTTGACGTCACTCACTCTGATGCCGTCTCTTATGTCGTGTTCACGCTTCCCATCGTAGCCAAAACGCACCCTGCCGCCTTCGACTCCGTTGATGAACTTTCGCGTCTGACTCGTGTAGCCGTCGCAGTCCCACTTCTCCCGCGATAACGCCCCTCCCCACTTTCCCATAGTCGCACCCCAGTCGCTCAACAGGTAGCTGACTTCGCCGGTCTTTTTTCTGGTGTATATCGCGGTATTGGACGACGATTCTCGCTGGTCCTTGGGGTCCCAGTTCGATGTCAGCATCACGATTATCTTCAGACCGTTCAGTTCCTGCGTCCCGACAAAAGGGTTCTTGTCCCACGACCAGCTCTCCTTATCCGTTCGTTTGCTGATTCCCTTCTCTTTCAACTCGAACCTGGCGTTGGTGAAGCGACCGTCGGACCCGACGTACTTCTTTGCCCGACTGAGCCGTTTGACGCCTTCAATCTTTCCGGATTTGACGAAGTGCGTCGCCTCTACGTAATAGCCCGCCGCCCAAACCAACCGCGACGCGAAGACCTCGCAATGAATCTCCGAACCCCACTTCACACCCCAGGTCTGCCCGGCAGCGTCCTTTACCTGTACCTTCGGGTTCGTGCCGCCAGTGTCTTCTTCGATAAATGTGAACGGCGGCTTCGGAGCGAGCTTCGCGCCACCGATTCCATTAACGAAGTCCAGGTCCTCGACCGCGCCGGGGTCGTGCCAAATCGCGGGAGCTTGTAGAGGGGCCGCCG from Acidobacteriota bacterium carries:
- a CDS encoding CBS domain-containing protein; this translates as MAKIPPQLEEAAEKIHQDGKPKVVRVKELLSWFDAQRRGLLVVREIRSALRKAKLVTVPDFEVAYIDQRIKLKPLQRPDKKPVASKTIVVEEPGTETDASSAAVSGGSVPDPAPRIGMLKAANTPPLSVTRDTELTDAIAKMLLNNYSQLPVMQGERTVQGLVSWRSIGRARVRSGNPCKYVRDCIEEADVVSSETHLFEAIGKIAERDVVLVRNNENKITGLVTTYDISRQFSDLSEPFLLLSEIENHLRRLIDGKFSLEDLKANPDPNDANRKIENVANLTFGEYVRLLDKPVNWDRLGYDLSRAECTKRLREVGRIRNDVMHFHPDGISPDDMELLRDTRKFLQML